A region of Acidobacteriota bacterium DNA encodes the following proteins:
- a CDS encoding YHS domain-containing protein, with the protein MLIATVAVAVRSASAAVDPINKNIFGTALKGYDPVAYFKEGRPVKGKDEFRHDWMGAKWYFATAANRDEFVRNPEKYAPQFGGYCAWAVAHGYTASIDPEAWRIVDGKLYLNYSKDVQKKWEADIPGFIKQGNENWPKLKK; encoded by the coding sequence ATGCTGATTGCGACTGTCGCTGTCGCCGTTCGTTCCGCGTCGGCAGCCGTTGATCCAATCAACAAAAACATCTTCGGAACGGCGCTGAAAGGTTACGACCCTGTTGCTTATTTCAAAGAGGGTCGCCCGGTTAAAGGCAAAGACGAATTTCGTCACGATTGGATGGGCGCGAAATGGTATTTCGCCACTGCCGCCAACCGTGATGAATTTGTGCGTAATCCTGAAAAGTACGCTCCACAGTTTGGCGGCTATTGTGCGTGGGCGGTAGCGCACGGATATACCGCCAGCATTGACCCTGAAGCCTGGCGAATCGTGGACGGCAAATTGTACCTGAACTACAGCAAAGACGTTCAGAAGAAATGGGAAGCCGACATTCCCGGTTTCATCAAACAAGGCAATGAAAACTGGCCGAAGCTGAAAAAGTAA
- a CDS encoding VWA domain-containing protein, with protein sequence MITLLNPIWLILAIPLVAAWWIWKPSSRLLRFARLALLTLILLALGGLAARLPSRAGTVVVVADRSLSMPANAEASEREAIELIQRSMSSDDRLAVIAFGQNAAIERSPQTGAFAGFTNRIEADASNLNDAIEKALSLIPPDAPGKILVISDGRWTGTDPLSAAARAGSRDVAIDFRSLQRSVAGDLAIAQIDAPVTVTPGEAFMLTAWVKSPISQEIHFELLRGGQALAAGKTNVSAGLNRLTFRDLAEAPGAQRYSIKINGGSDDPIPENNSAKVLVGVQGPRPLLFVTSSDNSGLARLLENGGLKIKTQTPEDCEWSLDALAGFSGVVLENVSANKVKERGMEALIAWVKESGAGLMMTGGKNSYGSGGYFKSPLEPLLPVSMELRQEHRKLSLAIVVAMDRSGSMSVPVAGGRVKMDLANLAAAQVLDMLTPTDEFGVIAVDSSSHIIADLKPVEGNAAKVRRDILMIGSQGGGIFIFEALSSSANMLLKAKAGTRHIILLADAADSEEEGGYRELLKQCEEAGITVSVIGLGKETDVDAGLLRDIAKRGSGQIYFTESAEELPRLFAQDTIVVARSTFLEATTPIQTTGGLVTLTGKQFSNLPPIGGYNLCYLRPNANLATVTTDEYNAPVVASWQAGSGRVMAYTGEADGDYTGPIAGWSSAGDFFTSLARWTAGDTANLPGNMLITQEVKNGASTIQLHLDPDRDEAGQVAQQSAILTNGSLPKVTTLRGIAGSKPTSEKAEMHWADADTLELNIPLNGSETTLSTVEIPGVSPVTLSPVALPYSPEFKPVDAEEGQSALARLASATGGKERLELSGLWKDLPRQPRLVELAPYLLFVAIALVLLEVLERHTGLVTAQAFPILKRLQSKQRPNLSKPIPVKPATASANATETNAVETAKPELESEQPKPAEIFDALHQARQKAKERTRR encoded by the coding sequence ATGATTACCTTGCTCAACCCAATCTGGCTGATTTTGGCAATTCCTTTGGTTGCCGCGTGGTGGATTTGGAAACCGTCTTCCAGGCTCCTGCGCTTCGCGCGGCTGGCACTGCTGACGCTGATCCTGCTGGCGCTCGGCGGATTGGCCGCCAGACTTCCCAGTCGAGCCGGAACCGTAGTTGTCGTTGCTGACCGCAGCCTTTCCATGCCCGCAAATGCCGAAGCCTCAGAACGCGAAGCCATTGAACTGATCCAACGTTCGATGAGCAGCGACGACCGGTTGGCAGTCATCGCATTTGGGCAAAACGCTGCGATTGAGCGCTCGCCGCAAACTGGCGCATTTGCCGGATTTACCAATCGCATCGAAGCCGACGCATCGAATTTGAACGATGCCATCGAAAAGGCTCTTTCGCTGATTCCGCCCGACGCTCCGGGAAAAATTCTGGTGATTTCTGACGGACGCTGGACGGGGACTGATCCGCTGAGCGCAGCGGCTCGCGCAGGTTCGCGCGACGTGGCGATTGATTTTCGCTCGCTGCAACGATCCGTCGCGGGCGATTTGGCCATTGCGCAAATTGATGCTCCGGTCACAGTCACACCCGGCGAAGCCTTTATGTTGACAGCTTGGGTCAAATCGCCCATTTCGCAGGAAATCCATTTTGAATTGCTGCGCGGCGGACAGGCATTGGCTGCGGGCAAAACGAATGTCAGTGCAGGCCTGAATCGTTTGACGTTCCGTGATTTGGCCGAAGCCCCCGGAGCGCAACGGTATTCGATCAAGATCAACGGTGGTTCAGATGATCCGATTCCCGAAAACAATTCGGCAAAAGTATTGGTTGGCGTACAGGGGCCAAGACCGTTGCTGTTCGTTACGTCTTCGGACAATTCCGGCCTGGCGCGATTGCTGGAAAACGGCGGGTTGAAAATCAAAACACAAACGCCCGAAGACTGTGAGTGGTCGCTGGATGCGCTGGCAGGATTTTCGGGCGTTGTGTTGGAAAATGTTTCGGCCAATAAAGTCAAAGAACGAGGGATGGAAGCCTTAATCGCTTGGGTCAAAGAAAGTGGCGCGGGTTTGATGATGACGGGCGGCAAAAACTCGTACGGCTCCGGCGGATATTTCAAATCTCCGCTCGAACCTCTACTGCCGGTTTCGATGGAACTTCGGCAGGAACATCGCAAGCTTTCGCTTGCGATTGTTGTAGCCATGGATCGTTCGGGCAGCATGTCTGTGCCTGTCGCTGGCGGACGCGTCAAAATGGATTTGGCGAATCTGGCTGCCGCCCAAGTGCTGGATATGCTGACGCCAACCGATGAATTCGGCGTCATCGCTGTTGATAGTTCTTCGCACATCATCGCCGACCTGAAGCCTGTTGAAGGCAACGCCGCCAAAGTTCGCCGCGATATTTTGATGATCGGTTCTCAAGGCGGCGGCATCTTCATCTTCGAGGCGCTTTCCTCCTCGGCCAACATGCTGCTCAAGGCCAAAGCCGGAACTCGCCACATCATTTTGCTGGCCGACGCAGCCGATTCCGAAGAAGAAGGCGGTTACCGCGAATTGCTGAAACAGTGCGAAGAGGCCGGGATCACGGTCAGCGTCATAGGCTTGGGAAAAGAAACAGATGTTGATGCCGGATTGTTGCGCGACATCGCCAAACGCGGAAGCGGCCAAATTTACTTCACCGAAAGCGCGGAAGAATTGCCGCGTCTGTTTGCGCAGGACACCATCGTCGTCGCGCGCAGCACGTTTCTGGAGGCCACGACTCCCATACAAACTACCGGCGGACTGGTCACGTTGACCGGCAAGCAATTTTCCAACTTGCCTCCGATTGGCGGTTATAACCTTTGCTATCTGCGGCCCAATGCGAATTTGGCGACGGTGACGACAGATGAATACAACGCACCGGTCGTCGCTTCATGGCAAGCCGGAAGCGGTCGCGTGATGGCCTACACGGGCGAAGCAGATGGCGATTACACAGGCCCGATTGCCGGTTGGAGCAGCGCCGGAGATTTTTTTACCAGCCTGGCTCGCTGGACTGCCGGAGACACTGCGAATCTGCCCGGCAATATGCTGATCACGCAGGAAGTCAAAAACGGCGCCAGCACGATTCAACTTCATCTTGATCCTGACCGCGACGAAGCAGGCCAAGTTGCCCAACAATCGGCAATCCTTACCAACGGTTCCCTGCCCAAAGTGACCACGTTGCGTGGCATCGCTGGTTCAAAACCGACTTCCGAAAAAGCCGAGATGCATTGGGCGGATGCTGACACGCTGGAGCTGAATATTCCCTTGAATGGCAGCGAAACAACGCTTTCCACAGTGGAAATTCCCGGCGTTAGCCCTGTCACCTTGTCGCCGGTCGCTCTCCCCTATTCGCCCGAATTCAAACCGGTTGACGCCGAAGAGGGCCAATCTGCACTCGCTCGATTGGCCAGCGCCACAGGCGGTAAAGAACGACTGGAACTGTCAGGCCTTTGGAAGGATTTGCCCCGCCAACCGCGACTCGTCGAGCTTGCGCCGTATCTGCTTTTCGTCGCAATCGCCCTGGTGCTGCTCGAAGTTCTGGAACGCCACACTGGATTGGTGACGGCTCAGGCGTTCCCGATTCTGAAACGATTACAGTCAAAACAAAGACCTAACCTCTCCAAGCCAATTCCTGTCAAACCAGCAACAGCTTCGGCCAACGCAACCGAAACCAATGCCGTCGAAACGGCGAAGCCCGAACTTGAAAGCGAACAACCGAAACCGGCGGAGATTTTCGATGCGCTGCATCAGGCGCGGCAAAAGGCTAAAGAACGAACTCGACGTTGA
- a CDS encoding HYR domain-containing protein codes for MNRTHKRTPSPRKFWLNLRICLLISATIFALLVGSAWMLKGNTPLAAAAAPNLSGSEEEEEEGPSIQGDESTTSAPPDLRPYARPAIAQDHIPRPNLTPTITVVDAVVNNTNPNLKNTDTFGDSEPTIAINPLNPYEIVLTAFSGSWGTNTPIWHSTDGGNLWTKEFTVPQPPGAGNGTSGCPCDQAVDYGRGNRMSGTFLSFTPTDVYSGTTNDPTSSAAWGWLLSMGVAQRTNSVAAGNTDQPWLLVNRDPSTASQDNVYVAYDDFTVSPRGMRVAVAAGSNPPNFTTDNLAGLGPTGTINPGHRLAVDPNSGAVYSLFQQLVQTNGDGSRRINYMLNRSTNAGGTWGLNGNPTGIIVATADSNQPTPKFGTVNALLGGVLHATVDPTNGDLFYVYGNRDSGTGNNRLAIRRLTSDGMGGLNVGAEVFITGQVQAALPSVTVASNGVLGVLYDTYDGMNSGFPQFTAHLAVSMDHGATFMDNVLETFLSSAADNSDPRQRVLGDYHQIKSVGNVMYGVFTGNGVPFGRSTSNHDPIFFKANVGSCAIVCPANITVGNATNQCGANVNYPVPMTSGGCTGVTCSPASGNFFPIGTTTVTCTTADGPMCSFTITVNDTQAPSITCPANIFVGTTGNSATVNYPAPTVSDNCPGVGVPTCTPASGSAFNVGVTTVTCMVKDAANNPASCSFQITVNKVTGAANDPLACTGPGNTVTVTLNISNNGNVNQNVADTTTFTNLVGVPGSCTTNVGTCNVTNAGMTFSGTLTPGQTATITYLTQVSDLAAPGVQVCANNSITFNGGPALVFSACRPVTCPAPGPGNLFPAKSEMSDQKAGSVLIYNVYTSGATSGNTQNTRLNITNVHSVLPAFVHLFFVAEGCSVADSYICLTPNQTASFLASDLDPGTTGYLVAVAVDQIGCPRNFNYLIGDEYVKFTSGHAANLGAQAFAAIPGGLPLCDGNSVTSTIAFDGISYNRVPRTLAASSVGSRADGNDTLLVVNRIGGNLGIGASTLGTLFGILYDDAENSLSFSVSGNCQLRGSLSNNFPRTAPRFETFIPAGRTGWLKLFSQSPTDIGILGAQINFNANAASSAGAFNQGHNLHVLTFSATNSYIIPVFPPSC; via the coding sequence ATGAATCGCACACACAAACGCACACCTTCTCCACGGAAATTTTGGCTTAACTTGAGAATTTGTCTGTTGATTTCAGCAACGATCTTCGCCTTGCTCGTAGGTTCGGCGTGGATGTTGAAAGGCAATACCCCTTTGGCTGCGGCAGCGGCTCCCAATTTGTCCGGCTCGGAAGAAGAAGAGGAAGAAGGGCCGTCCATCCAGGGGGACGAATCCACCACCAGCGCGCCGCCTGACCTTAGACCCTATGCGCGGCCTGCGATTGCTCAGGATCACATCCCGCGCCCAAATCTGACTCCGACAATTACTGTCGTTGATGCGGTTGTCAACAACACCAATCCCAATTTGAAGAATACGGATACTTTTGGCGACAGTGAACCGACCATCGCCATTAATCCGCTCAACCCTTATGAAATTGTGCTGACGGCGTTTTCCGGCAGTTGGGGAACGAATACTCCAATCTGGCATTCGACGGACGGAGGAAACCTCTGGACAAAGGAATTCACAGTGCCGCAACCTCCCGGCGCAGGAAACGGCACTTCAGGATGCCCCTGCGACCAGGCGGTGGATTATGGACGCGGCAACCGCATGTCGGGAACCTTCCTGTCCTTTACGCCCACTGACGTTTACAGTGGAACAACGAATGATCCAACGAGTTCCGCTGCCTGGGGATGGCTGCTTTCGATGGGAGTGGCTCAGCGAACGAATTCCGTTGCCGCAGGCAACACGGATCAACCTTGGTTGCTGGTCAACCGCGATCCCAGCACAGCCAGCCAGGACAATGTGTATGTGGCGTACGACGACTTTACCGTCAGCCCGCGCGGTATGCGCGTCGCCGTTGCCGCAGGATCAAATCCTCCCAACTTCACGACGGATAATCTTGCAGGTCTTGGTCCGACAGGGACAATCAATCCGGGCCACAGATTGGCGGTTGATCCAAACTCCGGTGCCGTGTACAGCCTCTTTCAACAACTGGTTCAAACGAATGGCGACGGTTCCAGAAGAATCAATTACATGCTCAATCGGTCAACAAACGCTGGCGGCACTTGGGGCTTGAATGGCAACCCGACGGGAATCATTGTGGCAACAGCCGACAGCAACCAACCCACGCCCAAATTCGGCACGGTCAATGCGCTACTCGGCGGAGTGCTGCACGCGACGGTTGATCCCACCAATGGCGATTTATTTTATGTTTATGGCAACCGCGACAGTGGAACCGGGAACAATCGGCTGGCCATTCGTCGTCTGACCAGCGATGGAATGGGCGGATTAAATGTCGGCGCTGAGGTTTTCATTACGGGTCAGGTTCAAGCTGCATTGCCTTCCGTTACCGTCGCGTCAAACGGAGTATTGGGCGTGTTGTATGACACCTACGATGGAATGAACAGCGGCTTTCCGCAGTTCACGGCTCACCTGGCGGTTAGCATGGACCATGGAGCAACGTTTATGGACAACGTACTGGAAACGTTTCTTTCATCCGCCGCCGATAATTCCGATCCCAGACAGCGCGTGCTTGGTGATTACCACCAGATAAAATCTGTTGGCAATGTGATGTACGGTGTCTTCACCGGCAATGGGGTTCCTTTTGGCAGAAGCACTTCCAATCACGATCCGATCTTTTTCAAAGCCAATGTCGGTTCCTGCGCCATCGTTTGTCCGGCCAACATTACGGTCGGCAATGCCACCAATCAGTGCGGAGCGAATGTCAATTATCCTGTTCCGATGACGAGCGGCGGATGTACAGGCGTTACCTGTTCGCCTGCGTCTGGCAACTTCTTCCCCATCGGCACAACAACGGTTACCTGCACGACGGCGGATGGCCCCATGTGCAGCTTTACCATCACAGTCAACGACACTCAGGCGCCTTCGATCACTTGCCCGGCCAATATCTTTGTTGGAACAACCGGGAATTCAGCAACGGTGAATTACCCTGCGCCAACAGTGAGCGACAACTGCCCTGGCGTAGGAGTTCCGACTTGCACCCCCGCGTCCGGTTCCGCCTTCAACGTTGGCGTTACAACCGTTACTTGTATGGTCAAAGATGCTGCAAACAATCCGGCGTCATGCAGCTTCCAGATCACCGTTAACAAAGTCACCGGAGCGGCAAATGACCCGCTGGCCTGCACCGGCCCAGGCAACACCGTGACAGTGACGCTGAACATCAGCAACAACGGCAACGTCAATCAAAACGTCGCCGATACCACCACCTTCACGAACCTGGTCGGTGTGCCCGGTTCCTGCACAACCAACGTTGGAACGTGCAATGTAACCAACGCCGGAATGACTTTCAGCGGTACGCTGACTCCGGGCCAAACGGCAACAATCACCTACCTGACCCAAGTCAGCGATTTGGCTGCGCCGGGTGTTCAGGTATGTGCCAATAATTCTATTACCTTCAACGGAGGCCCAGCGCTCGTGTTTTCTGCCTGTCGCCCCGTAACCTGTCCGGCTCCGGGTCCGGGCAATCTGTTCCCGGCGAAATCGGAAATGAGCGATCAAAAAGCCGGAAGCGTGTTGATTTACAACGTCTACACTTCCGGCGCGACCAGCGGCAACACACAAAACACGCGGCTCAACATCACCAACGTGCATTCGGTGTTACCAGCGTTTGTGCATCTGTTTTTCGTTGCCGAAGGCTGTTCGGTGGCAGACAGCTACATTTGCCTGACGCCGAATCAGACAGCTTCATTCCTGGCATCCGACCTTGATCCGGGAACCACAGGCTATCTAGTCGCGGTGGCCGTTGACCAGATTGGTTGCCCGCGCAATTTCAACTATCTGATTGGCGACGAGTATGTGAAGTTCACTTCCGGCCACGCAGCCAATCTCGGCGCGCAAGCCTTCGCGGCAATTCCGGGTGGTTTGCCGCTGTGCGATGGCAACTCCGTCACATCAACCATTGCCTTCGACGGAATCAGTTACAACCGGGTTCCGCGCACACTGGCAGCATCCAGCGTTGGTTCCAGAGCCGATGGCAACGACACATTGCTGGTCGTGAACCGAATCGGCGGCAACCTGGGCATTGGCGCTTCGACGCTCGGCACGTTGTTTGGCATTTTGTACGACGACGCTGAAAATAGCCTGAGCTTTTCGGTTTCTGGCAATTGCCAACTGCGCGGCAGTTTGTCGAATAACTTCCCGCGCACAGCGCCTCGATTTGAAACTTTCATTCCAGCGGGTCGGACAGGCTGGCTGAAACTCTTCAGCCAGTCGCCGACGGACATTGGCATTCTGGGAGCGCAAATCAACTTCAACGCCAATGCTGCCAGTTCTGCAGGAGCCTTCAACCAAGGTCACAATCTGCACGTGCTGACGTTCTCGGCGACAAACTCGTACATCATTCCGGTGTTCCCGCCAAGCTGTTAG